In the Pseudoliparis swirei isolate HS2019 ecotype Mariana Trench chromosome 19, NWPU_hadal_v1, whole genome shotgun sequence genome, one interval contains:
- the LOC130209417 gene encoding thiosulfate sulfurtransferase/rhodanese-like domain-containing protein 2: MAADGTPCSGFMDWELETSTCNGLKQEKQLCASQRRCYSLCRRKSFSAFVASKTDGGGAEAGSPSWRCCSQTFSEHSAVHKHVARTHDAEIRQLTQAAYEHLLSRLKEEEEEAETQRRTEREAEPVDISAWIPETGHVSEEQLQKGPGKVLLFYRYCRVEDPHLLRAWQEALCEKLHLTGKVRLATEGINGTVGGTNAAADLYIDAMRSHPLFKMEREDFKTSDGGPECFKDMKVGVYKEIVPMGMDPDVISYQLAGEHLEPEEFHKEVQALLAGGDSSRGTVLLDCRNFYESKIGQFTQCLAPSIRKFSYFPDYVDQNLDLFRDKKVLMYCTGGIRCERGSAYLRSKDVCKEVYQLKGGIHNYLERFPEGFYRGKLFVFDERFSISANEDVISDCRYCGGPWDRYQLCSTEFCRQLVLSCPACRRDGGRTACCPACQSKGRAPHRREECDCTDGRPRIPRDA; the protein is encoded by the exons atggcaGCGGATGGAACACCTTGTTCAGGGTTCATGGATTGGGAGCTTGAAACGTCGACATGTAATGGACTTAAACAGGAGAAACAACTGTGTGCCTCTCAAAGGAGGTGCTACAGCTTATGCAGGAGGAAG TCGTTTTCCGCCTTCGTGGCCTCCAAGACGGACGGCGGCGGCGCGGAGGCAGGAAGCCCGTCTTGGCGCTGCTGTAGCCAGACCTTCAGCGAACACTCTGCCGTTCACAAACACGTGGCCAGGACCCACGACGCTGAGATACGACAGCTCACACAGGCCGCATACGAGCATTTGTTAAGCCggctgaaagaagaagaagaagaggctgaaacgCAGCGGCGGACCGAGCGTGAGGCCGAGCCGGTGGACATTTCCGCCTGGATTCCTGAAACTGGTCACGTCTCTGAGGAGCAACTTCAGAA gggtCCAGGCAAGGTGCTCCTCTTCTATCGTTACTGTCGGGTGGAGGATCCTCATCTCCTCCGGGCTTGGCAGGAAGCTTTGTGTGAGAAGCTCCACCTGACGGGCAAG gtgcGGCTGGCGACCGAAGGCATCAACGGGACGGTGGGTGGCACCAACGCGGCCGCGGACCTTTATATCGACGCGATGCGTTCACACCCGCTCTTcaagatggagagggaggattTTAAG ACAAGTGATGGCGGCCCAGAGTGTTTTAAGGACATGAAGGTCGGGGTCTATAAGGAAATCGTCCCGATGGGAATGGATCCAGATGTTATTTCCTACCAGCTGGCAG GGGAACATCTGGAGCCGGAGGAGTTTCATAAAGAAGTTCAGGCTCTGCTGGCGGGAGGCGACTCGAGCCGCGGCACCGTCCTGCTGGACTGCCGCAACTTCTACGAGAGTAAGATT GGGCAGTTCACTCAGTGTCTGGCGCCGAGCATCCGCAAGTTCAGCTACTTCCCGGACTAcgtggaccagaacctggacctgTTCCGGGACAAGAAGGTGTTGATGTACTGCACGGGAGGGATCCGCTGCGAGCGCGGCTCCGCCTACCTCCGCTCCAAA GATGTGTGTAAAGAGGTGTACCAGCTGAAAGGTGGAATCCACAACTACCTGGAGCGATTCCCGGAGGGTTTCTATCGAGGGAAGCTCTTTGTGTTCGATGAGCGCTTCTCCATCTCCGCCAACGAGGACGTCATCTCAG ACTGCAGGTACTGCGGCGGCCCCTGGGACCGGTACCAGCTCTGCTCCACCGAGTTCTGCCGCCAGCTGGTTCTGTCCTGTCCCGCCTGCAGACGGGACGGCGGACGCACCGCCTGCTGCCCCGCCTGCCAGAGCAAAGGCCGGGCGCCGCACCGCAGGGAGGAGTGCGACTGCACCGACGGACGGCCCAGAATCCCTCGGGACGCGTAG